A genomic stretch from Sphingobacterium sp. ML3W includes:
- a CDS encoding zinc-dependent metalloprotease, translating to MNNTYTKLALSLLFSAGLMQSCSVLQTVGLRKKETVTSAKDSTAKKDTTIAYDKLFKDARVDSGMFGVIRKENSYYFEIPLKKMGQDILLIQKLSSVPLALNEAGVNKGMNYENKVIRFTLRKEKKEVWVSEIKPQVEVPKADAIAASVYDNYRPSYIESFKVESYSKDSSAVVIKVNKVFDGSEKSFTDVFTSLGLGTSPKTSISAIEEIKSYSNNIVVKSVLSTKVTEGNESVPVSLEVTSNLYELPETPMVARFADPRIGFFTSPRWYFNDKQQELDKKNLVNRWRLEPKDEDKARYLKGELVEPKKPIVFYLDPATPKQWRQAIIDGVHDWQEAFEVAGFKNAILAKQQPDSIKFDPDDANVSSIVYAASAQANAMGPSVVDPRSGEILEADVIWWHNVMTILNSWMRIQTGIVDTSVRSNVFSDEKMAHAIRFVSSHEIGHTLGLMHNMGSSASFPVDSLRSKSFTAKMGGTAPSIMDYARFNYVAQPEDGVEQITPVIGTYDKYAIGWAYRWYGKPQPWDEIPLLRKEIDAHVHDPIYHYGEQQDSKNIVDPRAQSEDLGDDAMKAGEYGMKNLRRMMPNIINWTTNTGDDYYRAGKLYMGVVGQWYAYADHVLNNIGGIYLENAVLGDQKNAYSPVPKEKQVAALEYLKKNVFYMPEWLFVPELMAKTFPLRDSPMGPFEYAPYNLQREFQYAMLYKLVNDERLLRMVEMENLFGDKKAWSAPAFLASVRKEIFAKTLSGQALDLKTRMLQQNYVDVLMVSTNKSMEKLNAKKLAGVEQLIEGTQPNLCLHPHHTASAQTGLRNVHVTGMIRTSDMLTYKRAELYEIYQLLKQKQRTGDATTKAHYMDLQLRIANTLELN from the coding sequence ATGAACAACACTTATACCAAGCTAGCCCTTAGCCTCTTGTTTTCAGCAGGCCTCATGCAATCTTGTTCTGTATTGCAAACTGTAGGTTTACGAAAAAAAGAGACTGTTACCTCTGCGAAAGATTCTACCGCCAAGAAAGATACGACGATTGCCTATGACAAACTGTTTAAAGACGCGCGCGTAGATAGCGGCATGTTTGGTGTGATCCGAAAGGAAAATAGTTATTACTTTGAAATTCCATTGAAAAAAATGGGACAGGACATTCTCCTGATCCAAAAATTGTCTTCCGTTCCTTTGGCGCTGAATGAGGCTGGTGTAAATAAGGGAATGAACTATGAAAATAAAGTCATTCGATTTACCCTGCGCAAAGAGAAGAAAGAAGTATGGGTTTCGGAGATTAAACCTCAGGTAGAAGTGCCTAAAGCTGATGCGATTGCCGCATCAGTCTACGATAATTATCGTCCTTCTTACATCGAATCGTTTAAAGTCGAGAGTTATTCAAAAGACTCAAGTGCTGTGGTGATCAAAGTCAATAAAGTGTTTGACGGATCGGAAAAGAGCTTTACAGATGTTTTCACCTCTTTGGGTTTAGGTACTTCTCCTAAAACCAGTATATCCGCGATCGAAGAAATTAAATCGTATTCCAATAATATTGTTGTGAAGTCGGTGTTGTCAACAAAAGTAACGGAAGGAAATGAATCGGTGCCGGTTTCATTAGAGGTTACAAGTAACCTTTATGAGCTGCCTGAAACGCCTATGGTGGCGCGTTTTGCGGATCCCCGTATTGGCTTTTTTACATCGCCACGTTGGTACTTTAACGACAAACAACAGGAACTGGATAAAAAAAATCTGGTTAACCGTTGGCGACTGGAACCGAAAGATGAGGACAAAGCTCGTTACCTGAAAGGTGAATTGGTAGAACCGAAGAAACCTATTGTTTTTTATCTGGATCCGGCCACGCCAAAACAATGGCGACAAGCCATCATCGATGGGGTTCATGACTGGCAGGAAGCATTTGAGGTAGCAGGTTTTAAAAACGCGATTTTGGCAAAACAACAACCGGATAGTATCAAATTTGATCCAGATGATGCAAATGTATCTTCTATTGTATACGCTGCGTCAGCGCAGGCCAATGCAATGGGACCATCTGTAGTGGATCCTCGCTCCGGAGAAATTTTGGAGGCGGATGTTATCTGGTGGCATAACGTGATGACGATCCTAAATAGCTGGATGCGGATACAAACAGGTATCGTGGATACTTCAGTGCGATCGAATGTATTCTCGGACGAAAAAATGGCCCATGCTATTCGTTTTGTTTCTTCGCATGAGATTGGACATACTTTGGGTCTGATGCACAATATGGGTTCGTCGGCAAGTTTTCCGGTAGATTCACTCCGTAGCAAAAGCTTTACCGCAAAAATGGGCGGTACGGCACCATCGATCATGGATTATGCGCGCTTCAACTACGTGGCGCAACCTGAAGATGGTGTTGAACAGATTACACCCGTGATCGGAACCTATGACAAATATGCTATTGGATGGGCTTACCGCTGGTACGGCAAGCCGCAGCCTTGGGATGAAATACCTTTGTTGCGGAAAGAAATTGATGCCCATGTACATGACCCGATTTATCATTACGGTGAACAACAAGATTCCAAAAATATTGTGGACCCAAGGGCACAATCCGAAGATCTGGGTGATGATGCAATGAAAGCTGGTGAATATGGGATGAAAAATTTGCGTCGCATGATGCCGAATATCATCAACTGGACCACAAATACGGGGGATGACTATTATCGTGCCGGTAAATTATACATGGGTGTCGTTGGTCAATGGTATGCTTACGCTGACCATGTGCTCAATAATATTGGTGGTATTTATCTTGAAAATGCTGTTTTGGGCGACCAAAAAAATGCATATAGCCCAGTACCCAAAGAGAAACAGGTAGCTGCGCTGGAATATTTAAAGAAAAATGTGTTTTATATGCCGGAGTGGTTATTTGTTCCGGAACTGATGGCGAAAACTTTCCCTTTAAGAGATTCACCTATGGGACCGTTTGAATATGCACCTTATAATCTACAGCGCGAATTTCAATATGCCATGCTCTACAAATTGGTCAACGATGAGCGTCTATTGCGTATGGTCGAAATGGAGAACCTCTTTGGCGACAAGAAGGCCTGGAGTGCACCTGCATTTTTGGCATCGGTACGCAAAGAGATTTTTGCAAAAACGCTCAGTGGACAGGCGTTGGATCTTAAAACACGCATGTTGCAACAGAATTACGTGGATGTACTGATGGTTTCTACGAATAAGTCCATGGAAAAATTAAATGCCAAGAAATTAGCAGGTGTCGAACAATTGATCGAAGGAACTCAGCCTAATTTGTGCTTGCATCCGCATCATACAGCTTCTGCTCAAACGGGTTTACGTAATGTACATGTAACGGGAATGATCCGTACATCGGATATGCTGACGTATAAACGTGCTGAATTGTATGAGATATACCAATTGTTGAAACAGAAACAACGGACTGGAGACGCCACAACAAAAGCACACTATATGGATCTGCAATTGCGTATTGCAAATACCCTAGAATTGAACTAA
- a CDS encoding SusC/RagA family TonB-linked outer membrane protein produces the protein MNKFLIPLTFMCVQMAHAQESKELKGKVLDAVTLKPVVGATVVVESSAVAEDIGVPNQVQQSALGSLTDASGEFRLKIPGNLKYVTISYVGYQRIQVPVFQDHKTILLQPSGESLDEVIVTGYTDIKKRKNTTAYNKINVADIKQTGVASIDEMLAGQVAGLQLSNFNGGPNSAPQIRIRGTVSLNGTQDPLWVIDGLPIEGTELPNRIDKDNLNSLNNLPIAGINPDDIADITVLKDAAATSIYGARAANGVIVITTKRGKPGPAKLQVSANTFVTERPDFSHLNLMNANEKVDFELLMANRTDLNYRTDKGAVMRILDKANALDAYRSGGLAALSPEIQQSINQLRLQQTDWGKELYRQALNQQYSASISGGNDGHRYYLSSGFYDEKGATKGTDLRRYSLTLNNDFNINDRFKAGINLLGSVSNRQNPIQDDDAFTNPSNYMRLVNPYLTVRDQSGKYNYDPDIEGYEKDTYIPFNAVEERENTRYALTNKALKAIGYLEYTIIPQLSLRSEFGLQFDENSTERFADQESYNTRKLRAATRYYDSTTKTYKYFLPTGGKIENTNNSVFQYNWKTYLKYAKTWNDKHELELMGGTELRRSTNKMTATKGFGYNPATLTTQNIVFPNSNYQDDARFVQYKKGLIENSYASFYGNATYTFDRKYNVYGSIRYDGSNMFGVDPKYRFLPIWSLSGSWNVLEEEFIKGKTVLSDLRVRASYGIQGNVDRNTYPFIVGKYENSTILPGYPEGSVVVDMPANDKLRWERTKSYNAGIDLGLWKNRLNITVDYYNRTSTDLIANSALPMENGFQDVQVNWASARNQGVELTISSRQIQTEKFSWSTDFNIAHNNNKLLKVMNNPKAYAPDTQEGRPINGLYVLETAGLDKDGVMQFRNQDGSVSSFEEFYGLYDPWADFLPGYMSQTDMTAATYRSKFKYLGSKDPKFIGGMTNRFRYANFDLAISAVFNLERWVSRTPTYNPAKVDRGQNYTKDLLAALQGKAALPALGSISSELNERWMAYGWMESNDPINSFNQYDIWAKKMSYVRINSIRLGYTLPAAVSKKIGASNLRFNVEGRNLFVFGANYEGYFDPETYGGYYAQPISKSFAFGLSASF, from the coding sequence ATGAATAAGTTTTTAATACCGCTGACCTTCATGTGTGTGCAGATGGCACATGCACAGGAATCCAAGGAGCTGAAAGGAAAGGTACTGGATGCGGTCACATTAAAGCCAGTCGTGGGGGCGACGGTTGTAGTCGAAAGTTCGGCAGTAGCCGAAGACATCGGTGTACCCAATCAGGTGCAACAGTCTGCATTGGGTTCATTAACTGATGCATCAGGCGAATTTCGCCTAAAAATTCCGGGAAACTTAAAATACGTAACCATTAGTTATGTGGGATACCAACGTATTCAAGTACCGGTATTTCAGGATCACAAGACGATTTTGCTGCAACCGAGTGGTGAATCACTGGATGAAGTAATCGTAACAGGGTATACCGACATCAAAAAACGTAAAAATACAACAGCATATAATAAAATTAATGTCGCTGACATCAAGCAGACAGGTGTTGCATCTATTGATGAAATGCTGGCGGGGCAGGTGGCTGGTCTACAGTTGAGTAATTTTAACGGTGGCCCCAATAGTGCTCCGCAGATCCGTATCCGCGGTACGGTATCACTCAATGGTACACAGGATCCATTGTGGGTTATTGATGGATTACCCATAGAAGGGACAGAATTGCCGAATCGAATTGATAAGGATAACCTGAATAGTCTGAATAATCTTCCGATCGCAGGAATCAATCCCGATGATATTGCAGATATCACCGTATTAAAAGATGCAGCAGCAACTTCGATTTATGGTGCACGTGCTGCAAATGGTGTCATCGTTATTACAACAAAACGTGGTAAACCCGGACCGGCAAAATTGCAGGTCTCAGCGAATACCTTTGTGACGGAACGCCCTGATTTTAGTCATCTCAACCTGATGAATGCCAATGAGAAAGTAGACTTTGAGCTGCTGATGGCTAACCGGACCGATTTAAATTACCGGACGGACAAGGGAGCGGTGATGCGTATCCTGGACAAAGCAAACGCACTGGATGCTTATCGCTCCGGTGGATTAGCTGCTTTATCGCCAGAGATACAGCAATCCATCAATCAATTGCGTTTACAGCAAACGGACTGGGGAAAAGAACTTTATCGGCAGGCCCTAAACCAACAGTATTCAGCATCAATCTCCGGGGGAAATGATGGGCATCGTTACTACTTGTCAAGTGGATTTTACGATGAGAAAGGAGCAACAAAAGGAACGGATCTACGTCGTTATTCATTGACGCTAAATAATGATTTCAATATCAATGACCGGTTTAAAGCGGGAATCAATCTATTGGGGTCAGTTTCAAATAGACAGAATCCGATCCAGGATGATGACGCATTTACCAATCCAAGTAACTATATGCGCTTGGTCAATCCTTATTTGACCGTACGTGACCAATCGGGTAAGTATAATTATGATCCGGATATCGAAGGCTATGAAAAAGATACTTATATTCCTTTTAACGCCGTAGAAGAACGGGAAAATACCAGATATGCATTAACAAACAAAGCTTTAAAGGCCATTGGTTACCTGGAGTATACCATTATTCCGCAATTGTCTTTACGCAGCGAATTTGGCTTGCAGTTTGACGAAAATAGCACGGAAAGATTTGCCGATCAGGAAAGCTATAATACCCGTAAATTGCGCGCTGCAACAAGGTATTATGATTCGACAACGAAAACGTACAAATACTTTTTGCCAACAGGAGGTAAGATCGAAAATACAAACAACAGTGTCTTCCAATACAACTGGAAAACTTACCTCAAGTACGCTAAAACCTGGAATGATAAGCATGAGCTGGAACTGATGGGCGGAACAGAACTGCGTCGCAGTACAAATAAAATGACCGCGACCAAAGGTTTTGGATATAATCCGGCAACGTTGACAACACAGAATATTGTTTTTCCGAACAGCAACTATCAGGATGACGCTAGATTTGTGCAATATAAAAAAGGATTGATCGAAAACTCCTACGCCTCCTTCTACGGGAATGCGACCTATACATTTGACCGCAAGTACAATGTGTACGGTAGCATACGTTATGATGGGTCCAATATGTTCGGGGTAGATCCGAAGTATCGTTTCTTGCCGATCTGGTCTTTGTCTGGATCATGGAATGTGCTGGAGGAGGAATTCATCAAGGGAAAAACAGTCTTGTCTGATCTCCGTGTGCGTGCCTCGTATGGTATTCAGGGGAATGTGGATCGCAATACCTATCCGTTTATTGTTGGAAAGTACGAAAATTCGACTATACTTCCAGGTTATCCTGAAGGCTCAGTTGTGGTTGATATGCCTGCAAATGATAAATTACGCTGGGAACGCACAAAATCTTATAATGCGGGGATTGACTTAGGTCTATGGAAAAATCGACTGAATATCACGGTTGATTACTACAATAGAACAAGCACAGACCTTATTGCAAATAGCGCATTACCTATGGAAAATGGCTTCCAGGACGTTCAGGTCAACTGGGCTTCAGCGCGAAATCAGGGAGTGGAGTTGACGATCTCGAGCCGTCAGATTCAGACCGAAAAATTCTCCTGGTCGACGGATTTTAATATTGCACACAATAATAATAAATTATTGAAGGTCATGAATAATCCCAAAGCCTATGCGCCAGATACACAGGAAGGCCGTCCGATCAATGGGCTATATGTACTGGAAACGGCGGGATTGGATAAAGACGGTGTGATGCAGTTCAGAAATCAGGATGGATCAGTTTCGAGCTTTGAAGAATTTTACGGCTTATATGATCCTTGGGCAGATTTCTTGCCAGGATATATGTCTCAAACAGACATGACAGCTGCCACCTATCGTTCCAAATTTAAATATTTGGGCAGCAAGGATCCGAAGTTTATTGGTGGTATGACCAACCGTTTCCGGTATGCGAATTTTGATCTGGCAATTTCAGCTGTGTTCAATTTAGAGCGTTGGGTAAGCCGTACACCGACTTATAATCCAGCTAAAGTAGATCGTGGGCAAAATTATACGAAGGATCTGTTGGCGGCCCTACAGGGCAAAGCTGCGTTGCCGGCATTGGGAAGTATCAGTTCGGAATTAAATGAGCGTTGGATGGCCTATGGCTGGATGGAAAGCAATGACCCAATCAATTCATTTAATCAGTATGATATCTGGGCCAAGAAAATGAGTTATGTCCGTATTAATAGCATTCGTTTAGGTTATACGCTCCCGGCAGCGGTGAGTAAAAAAATTGGCGCAAGTAATTTGCGTTTCAACGTTGAAGGACGCAACCTATTTGTTTTCGGCGCGAATTACGAAGGATACTTTGACCCGGAGACCTACGGCGGCTATTATGCACAACCAATCAGCAAATCTTTTGCCTTTGGTCTTTCAGCAAGTTTTTAA
- a CDS encoding RagB/SusD family nutrient uptake outer membrane protein, translated as MRKIIYFGMIMTASALTSCNKYLDIKPVGTVIPASESDFRGLMTSSYTGFPAHKSYLSLRTDELLLDESSTDAARTKDIYLWNDQNPDPTTTAYPYLAFYKSIFYTNQIISTIDEKLTSNATVDQIKGEAYLMRAYAHFELLNLYSEVYAASNVGLRGVPLSTKIDLEQRFVPATLGESYAQVLSDMEKGTALLTVEDQAKGVNYRFSKRGAYAMESRLHLYRGEWQVAAEAAQKALAINNKLVDLNATGSKLPNDFESEETIMALEKVSIPEVRSSSFISPALLSSYSEGDLRKGRYFQKRGADYVSLKGGENRFNVSFRNADLYLTVAECYARLGNTAEALKYLTALKKNRFTVDAYAKETKADASLSKEQLLDAVLLERKRELALEGLRWYDLKRTTRPAITHTSFGRTMTLQQNDPRYVIRYPQEAINNNPDLLK; from the coding sequence ATGAGAAAAATAATTTATTTTGGAATGATCATGACTGCTAGTGCATTGACATCCTGCAATAAATATTTAGATATAAAACCTGTAGGTACTGTGATCCCAGCTTCGGAAAGTGATTTTAGAGGCTTAATGACAAGCAGCTATACTGGTTTCCCTGCCCATAAATCTTATCTGTCCTTACGTACGGATGAATTACTTCTGGACGAAAGTTCGACCGATGCGGCGAGGACCAAAGATATCTACCTGTGGAATGACCAGAATCCCGATCCAACAACTACCGCGTATCCTTATCTGGCTTTTTACAAGAGTATTTTTTATACCAATCAGATCATCAGTACCATCGATGAGAAATTGACAAGCAACGCAACGGTGGATCAGATTAAAGGGGAAGCCTATCTCATGCGCGCTTATGCACATTTTGAACTGTTAAATCTCTATAGCGAGGTCTATGCCGCAAGCAATGTGGGGCTCCGTGGTGTTCCGTTGTCCACGAAAATTGATCTGGAACAACGGTTTGTTCCTGCAACCCTAGGTGAATCGTATGCGCAGGTGTTATCAGATATGGAAAAGGGAACGGCACTGCTTACGGTAGAGGATCAGGCCAAGGGTGTCAATTACCGCTTTAGCAAACGTGGTGCTTACGCGATGGAATCGCGTCTCCATTTGTATCGTGGCGAATGGCAAGTGGCAGCTGAAGCTGCTCAAAAAGCGTTGGCGATAAATAATAAATTAGTTGACCTAAACGCTACAGGAAGTAAGTTGCCGAATGATTTTGAATCAGAAGAGACGATTATGGCGCTGGAGAAAGTATCCATTCCAGAAGTACGTTCAAGTTCATTTATTTCGCCCGCTTTATTATCGTCTTATTCAGAAGGTGATTTGAGAAAGGGTCGTTACTTCCAAAAAAGGGGTGCTGACTATGTTTCCCTTAAAGGTGGAGAAAACCGTTTCAACGTGAGCTTCAGAAATGCAGATCTTTATCTGACCGTGGCTGAATGTTATGCTCGTCTGGGCAATACAGCGGAAGCTTTAAAATATCTGACCGCACTAAAGAAAAACAGGTTTACGGTCGATGCTTACGCCAAAGAAACCAAAGCTGACGCGAGTTTGTCCAAAGAACAATTGCTGGATGCAGTGTTGCTTGAACGCAAACGTGAACTTGCGCTGGAGGGTTTACGTTGGTATGATTTAAAGCGTACGACAAGACCAGCCATAACACATACTAGTTTTGGGAGAACAATGACTTTGCAGCAAAACGATCCGCGGTATGTGATCCGTTATCCACAGGAAGCGATCAATAATAACCCCGATCTATTGAAATAA
- a CDS encoding response regulator transcription factor, with translation MGWNILIVEDEDWAFVGLKEMLTDLYGDSTLTFTNAKEIQEAVKAINKHHFDLIFMDIHLMDGLSFEIFKQVSIDVPLIFTTAYEQYALEAFQNQGYAYLLKPFDSEELAQAMKRIEPLLPKTELRLKQRFLVKYGNFLKSLAITDIAYFMAEDKELYAVEKESGVAYIIEDSLIHLVTQVDPFVFFQINRKFLIRVDSIQSMLKISRNRIKLELIPQTPKGIDVIVSEERSPNFQRWLDQ, from the coding sequence ATGGGATGGAATATATTGATTGTCGAAGACGAAGATTGGGCTTTTGTAGGCTTAAAGGAGATGTTGACAGACCTTTATGGGGACAGCACATTGACCTTTACCAATGCAAAGGAGATTCAAGAAGCGGTGAAGGCCATCAATAAACATCATTTTGACCTGATTTTTATGGATATCCATCTGATGGATGGACTGAGTTTCGAAATATTTAAGCAGGTGTCTATTGATGTACCACTTATTTTTACGACGGCTTACGAACAATATGCCTTGGAAGCTTTCCAGAATCAAGGTTATGCCTATCTGTTAAAACCTTTCGATAGCGAAGAGTTGGCACAAGCCATGAAACGTATCGAGCCGCTGTTGCCCAAAACAGAGTTGCGTCTAAAGCAGCGCTTTCTGGTGAAGTATGGCAACTTCTTAAAGTCCTTGGCGATTACTGATATTGCCTACTTTATGGCAGAAGATAAAGAACTGTATGCGGTGGAAAAAGAGTCAGGTGTAGCCTATATTATTGAAGATAGTCTTATCCACTTGGTGACTCAGGTAGATCCATTCGTTTTTTTTCAAATTAATCGGAAATTTCTTATTCGTGTTGATTCCATTCAGTCTATGTTAAAAATAAGTCGGAATAGAATTAAATTGGAACTAATTCCCCAAACTCCAAAGGGGATTGATGTTATAGTTAGCGAAGAGCGTTCTCCAAATTTTCAGCGTTGGCTGGATCAATAG
- a CDS encoding TonB-dependent receptor: MHSTFKYIPIVALALSSASMNKLYAQQRSIQGKVTDANTGQVLPGVSVRVSDQNKSTLTNANGEFTISITGKDDPFLEFSFIGYESQQLRATGSTISLALKPSSTDLEEVVVVAYGTSKRTNITGSVSTVSSKAIENRQVSSISKALEGQVPGLQSVASSGQPGTDATIRIRGIGSINASSSPLIVLDGNPYAGDINSINPNDIQSISVLKDAASSALYGSRGANGVIIITTKSGKTSGDTKINLNFTQGYSGRAVKDYEQVTTDEYFQLYWEALRNKNLSNGLNAAQAATNASRTLLVDLKKNPYGSQFPQPVGVDGKLVSGAKTLWDDPWKDVLQRTGVRTQGDLSFSGGSEKSTYYISGGYLNDQGMAIESGFKRYNLRANIDSKVKSWLNAGVNVGGSSTFQKYPQSEDSNTANIINFSRLVPSFYPYYERNDDGSYVEENGKRVYDFGAYRPSAASPRNNLAATLPLDKNDIRRENISARAYLEALLTTNLKLKSTYSLDYINSNTHDYENPLLGFSAETFGTVARSSVRTVGQTWNNILTYEKQFGLHHLNVLAGQEYYAFNSSNISGNRSYFVLPGFYEPVAASQLDGFTGSSVDYKLLSFLGRLEYNYDNKYYFSGSLRTDGSSRFSPDKRWGTFWSVGGSWKLKQEDFLKDNSVLSQLTLRASYGGQGNDNLGTYFAYQGLYTIANSLGKGGTYTGRLATPDLKWETNLNLNVGVDVSAFQDRVSLTVEYFDRRSKDLLFTMPMAASTGYIGYDANIGAVKNTGIDVDIRTVPVKNDNFKWNLDINFSHYKNKITSLPDNTKSIISGTKILRVGGSVFDFYMPEWAGVNPENGLPQWYIADKDGNNTGQKTSKYSDAGSFVAGSSLPDLVGGVQNSFTYKNFDLSALLSFSLGGQILDNDYIQLMHNGNNVGRAWSKEILNRWTPENTQTDVPKLTTDVTNWTSASTRFLYSGTYARIKNVSLGYSLPSTLLQRIHIDKIRVFATAENLLTFYGHKGMDPEQTVNGTTYFRYPAMRTISGGVQLVF; encoded by the coding sequence ATGCACTCAACATTCAAATACATTCCTATTGTAGCATTAGCGCTGTCTAGTGCCAGTATGAATAAACTGTATGCACAGCAACGTTCCATTCAGGGGAAAGTGACCGATGCCAATACCGGGCAGGTACTTCCTGGCGTTAGTGTGCGGGTATCTGATCAAAATAAATCGACGCTGACTAACGCTAACGGGGAGTTTACGATCAGTATCACAGGTAAAGATGACCCGTTCCTGGAGTTTTCTTTTATAGGCTACGAATCGCAACAACTGAGAGCCACGGGAAGTACAATCTCTTTGGCTTTGAAACCATCAAGTACAGATTTGGAAGAGGTGGTCGTAGTGGCGTATGGTACTTCTAAACGTACAAATATCACGGGGTCAGTAAGTACGGTCAGCAGTAAAGCAATAGAGAATAGACAGGTGTCAAGTATTTCGAAAGCGTTAGAGGGGCAAGTTCCGGGGTTGCAATCTGTTGCTTCATCTGGTCAGCCCGGAACAGATGCAACAATACGTATTCGTGGGATTGGTTCTATTAATGCATCAAGTTCACCACTGATTGTTTTGGATGGTAATCCTTACGCAGGGGATATCAATTCTATTAATCCGAACGATATTCAGTCCATATCGGTACTAAAGGATGCCGCTTCCAGTGCGCTTTATGGATCCAGAGGAGCGAATGGTGTAATTATTATTACAACCAAATCTGGTAAAACATCAGGTGATACAAAGATCAACCTCAATTTTACACAGGGTTATTCAGGTCGTGCTGTTAAGGATTATGAACAAGTAACGACAGACGAATACTTCCAGTTGTATTGGGAGGCATTGCGTAATAAAAATTTAAGCAATGGCTTGAATGCTGCGCAGGCTGCTACGAATGCAAGCAGGACTTTGCTGGTTGATTTGAAGAAAAATCCTTATGGTAGCCAATTTCCACAACCAGTGGGTGTGGATGGTAAGCTGGTTTCAGGTGCTAAAACCTTATGGGATGATCCCTGGAAAGATGTGTTGCAGCGAACTGGTGTACGTACACAAGGGGATTTGAGCTTTAGTGGTGGAAGTGAAAAAAGTACCTATTATATTTCGGGCGGATATCTTAATGATCAGGGCATGGCTATTGAATCGGGATTTAAACGATATAATTTGCGGGCGAATATCGATAGTAAAGTCAAGTCCTGGCTAAACGCCGGTGTTAATGTTGGCGGAAGTAGTACATTTCAAAAATATCCACAATCAGAAGATAGCAATACCGCTAATATCATTAATTTTTCACGGTTGGTTCCCTCTTTTTATCCCTATTATGAACGTAATGATGATGGATCTTATGTAGAGGAAAATGGGAAAAGAGTGTATGATTTTGGTGCGTATAGACCAAGTGCGGCTTCTCCCCGTAATAATTTAGCGGCAACTTTGCCCTTGGATAAAAATGATATTCGTAGAGAGAATATTTCGGCACGCGCGTATTTGGAAGCTTTGCTGACAACGAATCTGAAACTGAAATCTACATACAGTCTTGATTATATCAATTCCAATACGCATGACTATGAGAACCCTCTCTTGGGATTTAGCGCTGAAACCTTTGGTACAGTAGCACGGTCGAGTGTACGGACAGTGGGACAGACATGGAATAATATATTAACTTATGAAAAGCAATTTGGCTTGCATCATCTTAATGTATTAGCTGGGCAGGAATACTATGCTTTTAATAGTAGCAATATCAGTGGTAACCGGAGTTATTTTGTATTGCCGGGATTCTACGAACCGGTTGCTGCGTCGCAGCTTGATGGTTTTACAGGTTCGAGTGTTGATTATAAACTATTGAGCTTTCTGGGGCGCTTAGAATATAATTACGACAATAAATATTATTTCTCCGGATCATTACGGACAGATGGGTCATCCCGATTTAGCCCAGATAAACGCTGGGGAACATTTTGGTCCGTTGGTGGCTCTTGGAAATTGAAACAGGAAGATTTCTTAAAGGATAACAGTGTGCTTAGTCAGCTGACACTTCGGGCGAGTTATGGTGGCCAAGGAAATGATAATCTGGGAACTTATTTTGCGTACCAGGGGCTGTATACGATTGCCAATAGTCTTGGGAAAGGCGGTACATATACTGGTAGATTGGCTACTCCAGATTTAAAATGGGAAACTAATCTGAATTTAAATGTGGGTGTGGACGTTTCGGCTTTCCAGGACCGCGTCTCGTTAACAGTGGAGTATTTTGATAGAAGAAGTAAAGATTTGTTATTTACAATGCCAATGGCAGCATCTACCGGTTATATTGGTTATGATGCAAATATAGGAGCAGTGAAAAATACAGGTATCGACGTGGATATCCGTACTGTTCCTGTTAAAAATGATAATTTTAAATGGAATTTGGATATCAATTTCTCCCATTACAAAAACAAAATAACCTCTCTTCCTGATAATACCAAATCAATTATAAGTGGAACAAAAATTCTACGCGTTGGGGGCAGTGTATTTGATTTTTATATGCCAGAATGGGCAGGTGTGAATCCGGAAAATGGTTTGCCGCAGTGGTATATTGCTGATAAAGATGGAAATAATACGGGGCAGAAAACTTCCAAGTATAGTGATGCAGGTAGCTTTGTCGCAGGTAGTTCGCTTCCGGATCTTGTAGGCGGGGTGCAGAATAGTTTTACTTATAAGAATTTTGACCTGTCCGCGTTGCTTAGCTTTAGCCTTGGAGGACAAATACTGGATAATGATTATATTCAATTGATGCACAATGGTAATAATGTCGGTCGCGCCTGGTCAAAGGAGATATTGAACCGTTGGACACCTGAGAATACGCAGACAGATGTGCCTAAACTAACAACAGATGTCACTAACTGGACTTCGGCGTCTACACGCTTTTTGTATAGTGGAACCTATGCGCGGATTAAAAATGTGAGCTTGGGCTACAGTCTTCCTTCGACTTTATTGCAGCGTATCCATATCGATAAAATACGCGTTTTTGCTACAGCTGAGAATCTATTGACATTTTATGGACACAAGGGTATGGACCCTGAGCAGACAGTAAATGGTACGACATATTTCCGTTATCCGGCAATGCGTACAATTTCAGGTGGTGTACAGCTTGTGTTTTAA